In Acidobacteriota bacterium, a single window of DNA contains:
- a CDS encoding TonB-dependent receptor, which produces MRNGIRYFLCFIAVLALASFALGQTETGQISGTITDSTGAVVSGAKITATSTSTGLARVAVSNSTGNYTIASLRPDTYEVAIEAPAFQRFTRQLRVTVGSSNEVSAQLNVSASSTTIEVTASGEVAAVNTENQTLSQIIDSTQVLELPTLTRNPYDFVGTAGNVTEDLGTTRGVGYTINGMRSASTNILLDGGENVNLFDTSVGQKVPLDSVQEMSVLTNNFTAEYGRASGGVVNVITKSGTNTFHGSAYEFNRVSALASNTYQNNATDTPKGVFTRNNYGFSLGGPIVKNKLFFFNNTEWIRVRSSSPVQFTIIDPASIPTLAPASQAYFKAYGTLAPGVRTLSKVPCGTLTCDTVAIAVPTDAGGGAPQNTWEEVARIDYSLSEKTTVTGSYDSYKELDFAGFVNNSPYAGYNTGQTNYDQHLTLNVTHLFGPNVVNTSKVVYNRINGPVQPLGTAPVGPTLYSSGAVPTVNGQQLVFPGYNETAPGLGLPFGGPQNLYQFYDDVSWTTGKHQFKFGGQYIHVRDNRTFGAYENAVEILGSNLNNGLANLVAGNIFQFQSAVYPQGKFPCPKDASGNVLQSPSCTLNLPVSKPAFNRNYHYNDLAFYGQDSWKLIPNFTANLGLRWEYYGVQHNANTALDSNFVLGSGNTLFDQIRNGSVKLASDGGVFWKPKYTNFGPRVGFAWDLFGNGTTSLRGGFGISYERNFGNVTFNAIQNPPNYAVLSLTSGTDVPTMPVFTDNNGPLGGTGTKALPAVSQRAINQNIKTAYAESWDLAIDRQVMKNSVLSLDYAMSYGLHLYDIANINPSFGGSAFLGDTRAANRINYQYSNQNFRSDKGYSHYNALNVKYAANNFLDKGLSLNVNYTFSHALDNLSSTFSETNGGGQSGLYQLGYLDAFNPQLNYGNADFDVRHRLTGYLMWQLPWLKNSSNGLARTIFGGWEIVPVGNVRSGSPFSIYDCTNARNGVCPEYVANAPISTSGSSTPAGSNFAGNTFNYITLPNAGGVVSNQGDALDVPKCSGLFHVGCRYSTSGLPYPERNQFRGPGFWNMDFNVYKDFKLTERVGLQFRAEFYNIFNHSNQYVATENLDVSSLADANGDPAPFVQTEKGGKFGVAGQPTDERRNLQFGLKVRF; this is translated from the coding sequence ATGAGAAATGGAATTCGTTATTTCCTATGCTTTATCGCTGTGTTAGCGCTTGCGAGCTTCGCGCTCGGTCAAACCGAAACGGGCCAGATCAGCGGCACGATCACCGATTCCACTGGCGCCGTGGTCTCAGGAGCGAAGATTACAGCCACATCCACCTCGACCGGACTGGCGCGTGTGGCCGTCAGTAACTCAACGGGTAACTACACGATAGCCAGCCTGCGACCTGATACCTACGAAGTGGCAATTGAGGCTCCTGCATTCCAGAGATTCACTCGGCAACTCAGAGTCACAGTCGGTTCCAGCAATGAGGTTTCGGCGCAGTTGAACGTTAGTGCATCGTCAACGACCATTGAAGTTACCGCCTCAGGCGAAGTAGCGGCGGTTAACACCGAGAATCAAACCCTATCCCAAATAATCGATTCGACGCAGGTGTTGGAATTACCAACGCTCACGCGCAATCCTTATGACTTCGTTGGCACAGCCGGGAATGTGACGGAAGACCTGGGGACTACGCGGGGTGTTGGCTACACCATCAACGGAATGCGTTCCGCTTCGACCAATATCCTGCTTGATGGCGGCGAGAACGTTAACCTGTTTGATACTTCTGTTGGGCAAAAGGTTCCGCTTGATTCAGTCCAGGAAATGAGCGTCCTAACCAACAATTTCACGGCTGAGTATGGTCGAGCGAGCGGCGGCGTGGTTAACGTCATTACTAAATCAGGCACCAACACGTTTCATGGCTCCGCATATGAGTTCAACCGCGTGTCTGCCCTGGCATCAAACACCTACCAAAACAACGCGACAGACACTCCCAAGGGCGTATTTACTCGAAACAATTACGGCTTTTCGCTGGGCGGTCCCATAGTCAAAAACAAGCTGTTCTTCTTCAACAACACTGAATGGATCCGTGTACGTAGTAGTTCGCCGGTACAGTTCACCATTATCGATCCCGCATCCATTCCCACGCTCGCTCCGGCAAGCCAAGCATATTTCAAGGCATATGGAACATTGGCGCCTGGTGTTCGCACGTTAAGCAAGGTTCCTTGCGGAACTCTTACTTGCGACACGGTAGCCATTGCGGTTCCTACGGATGCTGGTGGCGGGGCTCCGCAGAATACTTGGGAAGAAGTCGCTCGAATTGACTACAGCCTAAGCGAGAAGACCACTGTAACGGGCAGCTACGACTCGTACAAGGAACTCGATTTCGCTGGGTTCGTCAACAATAGTCCCTATGCCGGTTACAACACTGGACAGACGAACTACGATCAACACCTTACGCTCAACGTTACTCACCTTTTTGGTCCGAACGTCGTAAATACTTCGAAGGTCGTCTATAACCGCATTAACGGACCCGTCCAGCCCCTAGGAACAGCGCCAGTTGGCCCGACTCTCTATAGCTCCGGAGCGGTTCCGACTGTGAACGGACAGCAATTAGTGTTCCCCGGCTACAACGAAACCGCCCCCGGACTTGGACTGCCGTTTGGCGGCCCGCAAAATCTTTACCAGTTCTACGACGATGTCTCCTGGACGACGGGAAAACATCAGTTCAAATTTGGCGGCCAGTACATCCATGTACGCGACAATCGTACTTTCGGAGCGTACGAAAACGCCGTTGAAATTCTGGGCTCGAATTTGAACAATGGCCTTGCCAACTTAGTCGCCGGAAACATTTTCCAGTTCCAGAGCGCGGTCTATCCGCAAGGCAAATTTCCGTGTCCGAAGGATGCCAGCGGGAATGTTCTGCAGAGTCCCAGCTGCACGCTTAACCTTCCTGTCTCAAAACCGGCATTCAACCGCAACTACCACTACAACGATCTTGCTTTCTATGGGCAAGACTCGTGGAAGCTGATTCCAAACTTTACGGCCAATCTGGGGCTTCGTTGGGAGTATTACGGCGTACAGCACAATGCCAATACCGCTCTAGACTCGAACTTTGTCTTGGGTTCAGGTAATACGCTTTTTGACCAGATTCGCAATGGCTCGGTTAAGTTAGCTTCTGACGGTGGCGTGTTCTGGAAGCCAAAATACACTAACTTTGGCCCTCGAGTTGGCTTTGCCTGGGACCTGTTCGGCAACGGCACAACTAGCCTTCGCGGAGGCTTTGGAATCAGCTACGAACGTAATTTCGGAAACGTAACTTTCAACGCCATACAGAACCCACCAAATTACGCTGTGCTTAGTCTTACTTCGGGCACCGATGTTCCGACCATGCCAGTGTTCACGGACAATAATGGCCCCTTGGGAGGCACGGGAACGAAGGCATTGCCCGCAGTCAGTCAACGTGCCATAAACCAAAACATCAAGACTGCTTACGCCGAATCATGGGATCTTGCGATCGATCGCCAGGTAATGAAGAATTCGGTGCTCTCTCTTGATTATGCAATGTCGTACGGGTTGCATCTCTACGATATTGCCAATATCAACCCTTCCTTTGGCGGCTCCGCATTCTTGGGCGATACAAGGGCGGCGAATCGTATCAACTACCAGTACAGTAATCAGAATTTCCGCAGCGACAAAGGCTACAGTCACTACAATGCCTTAAACGTTAAGTACGCCGCCAACAACTTTCTGGACAAAGGCCTTAGTCTTAACGTCAATTACACTTTCTCCCACGCATTGGACAATCTATCGTCCACGTTCAGTGAAACAAACGGTGGCGGCCAGTCAGGACTGTACCAACTCGGCTATCTCGATGCCTTTAATCCGCAGCTGAACTACGGGAACGCTGATTTTGATGTTCGCCATCGGTTGACAGGCTACTTAATGTGGCAACTTCCGTGGCTGAAGAACTCAAGCAACGGGCTCGCGCGGACGATATTTGGAGGCTGGGAAATCGTTCCCGTTGGCAACGTCCGCAGCGGTTCGCCCTTCAGCATCTATGACTGCACGAACGCCCGGAATGGTGTCTGCCCAGAGTATGTTGCGAACGCACCAATCAGCACTTCGGGTTCGTCGACGCCGGCAGGATCGAATTTTGCTGGAAACACTTTTAACTACATAACGCTGCCGAATGCGGGCGGGGTCGTATCGAACCAGGGAGATGCGCTGGACGTGCCAAAGTGCAGCGGCTTATTCCACGTCGGTTGCAGATACTCGACGAGCGGTCTCCCATATCCCGAACGGAACCAATTCCGTGGACCCGGCTTTTGGAATATGGACTTTAACGTCTATAAAGACTTCAAGCTCACCGAGCGAGTGGGCCTGCAGTTCCGCGCTGAGTTTTACAACATCTTCAATCACTCGAATCAATACGTAGCCACTGAAAACCTGGACGTTTCCTCGCTCGCAGACGCTAACGGAGATCCCGCACCTTTCGTCCAAACCGAGAAGGGCGGCAAGTTCGGTGTCGCCGGCCAGCCCACCGACGAGCGGCGCAACCTTCAATTTGGATTGAAGGTAAGATTCTAA
- a CDS encoding oxidase: protein MSAGGDHIVSPRIYITIWLILLTFTGLTVWAAFQNYGIFNPIIALTIACTKATLVILFFMHVKYSPKMIALVIGCGLFFLSILMVLTFADYISRAWAS, encoded by the coding sequence ATGTCCGCTGGCGGAGACCACATCGTTTCACCCAGGATCTACATAACCATCTGGCTGATCCTGCTTACGTTCACCGGACTCACGGTTTGGGCAGCTTTCCAGAACTATGGCATCTTCAATCCCATCATTGCGCTCACCATCGCCTGCACCAAGGCTACGCTGGTGATTCTCTTTTTTATGCACGTGAAGTACTCGCCGAAGATGATCGCGCTCGTGATCGGCTGCGGCCTTTTCTTCCTATCGATTTTGATGGTGCTTACCTTTGCGGACTACATTAGCCGGGCTTGGGCGAGTTAG
- a CDS encoding cytochrome oxidase subunit III — protein sequence MWVFLITEIMFFGGLFGAYLIYRNLYNPAWVAASSSIDISLGAINTAVLICSSLTMAMGVHSAALGARKLLVFWLVATLALGSVFLGIKGVEYHQKYVEHHIPGANFDFNYDRAEKGEKLIPADVATQTSIFFALYFAMTGMHALHMIIGVGILIFLIYRASHGAYPPHHYTMVENFGLYWHFVDIIWIFLFPLLYLVSRSPVH from the coding sequence ATGTGGGTGTTCCTCATCACCGAAATCATGTTCTTCGGCGGATTGTTCGGTGCGTACCTCATCTATCGCAATCTTTACAATCCCGCGTGGGTGGCAGCCAGCTCTTCAATCGATATATCGCTCGGTGCCATCAATACGGCCGTGCTCATCTGCTCCAGCTTGACGATGGCCATGGGCGTTCACAGCGCGGCTCTTGGTGCGCGCAAGCTGCTCGTATTTTGGCTGGTAGCGACCTTGGCACTGGGCAGCGTCTTCCTTGGAATCAAGGGCGTCGAGTACCACCAGAAATATGTCGAACACCACATTCCCGGCGCAAATTTCGATTTCAACTACGATCGTGCAGAGAAGGGCGAGAAACTGATTCCGGCCGACGTGGCCACGCAGACATCCATCTTCTTCGCGCTTTACTTTGCGATGACCGGAATGCACGCCCTGCACATGATCATCGGAGTGGGGATCCTGATCTTCCTTATCTACAGGGCGTCTCACGGAGCGTATCCACCGCATCATTACACGATGGTTGAAAACTTCGGCCTGTACTGGCACTTTGTAGATATTATTTGGATCTTCCTGTTCCCATTGCTGTACTTAGTAAGTCGCAGTCCCGTGCATTGA
- the ctaD gene encoding cytochrome c oxidase subunit I — protein sequence MSTATQNSLALEMPSDTYLNSSYGVKSWFLTGDHKRIAVMYIVSISLMFLLGGVFATLVRLELLTPAGDLFQSDTYNKLFTMHGVVMIFGFLVPSIPVTIGNFLIPIMVGARDLAFPKINLASWYIYIIGMIFMLAAIISGGVDTGWTFYTPLSTQYLTTHVMFTAIGILIAGFSSIFTGLNFIVTVHRMRAPGMTWFRLPLFVWSNYAASIIMVLGTPVLAITLILVALERGLHIGIFNPALGGDPVLFQHMFWFYSHPAVYIMILPGFGVISEIIPCFARKRIFGYSAIAFSSIAIAVFGFLVWAHHMFIAGISTYSALIFSFVTFLVAIPSAIKVFNWTATLYKGSIQFDTPMLYALAFIGLFTIGGLTGLFLGAIGVDMHVTATYFVVAHFHYVMVGGMLVAYLAGMHFWWPKMTGRMYPEAPAKLSALIVFIGFNLTFFPQFILGYMGMPRRYHSYPPEFQVLNVLSTAGASVLAVGLLMPMFYMLWSLKYGEIAGNNPYRATGLEWQTTSPPPTHNFHETPIVTQEAYDYESQSEEVEVVG from the coding sequence ATGAGCACGGCAACGCAGAATTCGCTCGCGCTCGAAATGCCAAGCGATACCTACTTAAATTCCAGCTATGGCGTGAAGTCATGGTTCCTGACCGGAGATCACAAGCGCATCGCGGTGATGTACATTGTGTCCATCAGCCTGATGTTTCTTCTGGGCGGAGTGTTTGCCACGCTCGTACGTCTCGAGTTGCTGACTCCGGCAGGCGACCTGTTCCAATCTGACACCTATAACAAGCTCTTCACCATGCACGGCGTGGTGATGATCTTCGGTTTCCTGGTTCCGTCGATTCCGGTCACGATTGGCAATTTCCTGATCCCGATCATGGTCGGCGCGCGCGATCTGGCGTTTCCCAAAATTAACCTGGCAAGCTGGTACATCTACATCATCGGCATGATCTTCATGCTGGCCGCAATTATCAGCGGCGGTGTCGATACCGGTTGGACGTTCTATACGCCACTCAGCACGCAATACTTGACGACCCACGTGATGTTCACGGCGATTGGCATTCTGATCGCCGGATTTTCTTCCATCTTTACCGGCCTCAACTTCATCGTCACCGTGCATCGCATGCGTGCCCCCGGCATGACCTGGTTCCGGCTGCCGCTCTTCGTGTGGTCGAACTATGCGGCCAGCATCATCATGGTGCTGGGAACTCCGGTGTTGGCCATCACGCTGATTCTCGTGGCACTCGAGCGCGGATTGCACATCGGCATCTTCAATCCGGCGCTGGGCGGCGATCCCGTGCTTTTCCAGCACATGTTCTGGTTCTACTCGCATCCGGCGGTTTACATCATGATCCTGCCGGGATTCGGAGTCATCAGCGAGATCATCCCGTGCTTCGCCCGCAAGCGCATCTTCGGGTACAGTGCCATCGCTTTCTCTAGTATCGCGATCGCCGTGTTCGGATTCCTGGTCTGGGCGCACCACATGTTCATCGCCGGAATCTCGACATACTCGGCGCTGATCTTTTCGTTTGTTACGTTTCTGGTCGCGATTCCCTCGGCCATCAAGGTCTTTAACTGGACCGCGACGCTATATAAGGGATCGATCCAGTTCGATACCCCGATGCTGTATGCGCTGGCCTTCATCGGGCTGTTTACGATCGGCGGACTTACGGGATTGTTCCTCGGCGCGATCGGCGTCGACATGCATGTGACGGCTACTTACTTCGTGGTCGCGCACTTCCACTACGTGATGGTGGGAGGCATGCTTGTGGCGTATCTGGCCGGTATGCACTTCTGGTGGCCCAAAATGACCGGGCGCATGTATCCGGAAGCTCCCGCGAAGCTCTCGGCGCTGATTGTGTTCATCGGCTTCAACTTGACGTTCTTCCCGCAGTTCATTTTGGGATACATGGGCATGCCGCGCCGATACCACAGCTATCCGCCCGAGTTCCAGGTGCTCAACGTACTCTCGACTGCCGGCGCTTCGGTGCTGGCCGTTGGCCTGTTGATGCCGATGTTCTACATGCTGTGGTCGCTCAAGTACGGCGAAATCGCAGGCAATAATCCTTATCGCGCAACCGGCCTGGAGTGGCAGACTACCTCGCCTCCGCCAACGCACAACTTCCATGAGACTCCCATCGTGACTCAGGAAGCGTACGATTACGAAAGCCAGTCTGAGGAGGTCGAAGTTGTCGGATAG
- the coxB gene encoding cytochrome c oxidase subunit II encodes MLPQFFPLFPESASTMSTRVDALYFFILGITIFFTLLVGLLILVFATKYRKQKHPVPVQIHGSIPLEIFWTLVPLGISMVIFAWGAVLFFQEMHPPKSAMDIYGIGKQWMWKFQHPGGQREINNLHVPVGKAVRMTLISQDVLHSFYVPAFRAQMDVIPGRYTTVWFEATKPGIYHLFCNQYCGTKHSGMVGEVTAMTPDDYQEWLRSAGAFGSLATEGQKVFASMGCPTCHTGADNARGPNLYNLYGRMVRTQENTTVMADAGYIRESILNPSAKIVYGFQNIMPTFQGQLNEDEMIQIVEYIKSLTYNGQLLQLQTNTQQEPPVNLNKIQQGVDVTKPGTNQNPVPRTSAVPITQEAAPAPQSGTPARPNAPRQNTPAKPSGSQVEQR; translated from the coding sequence ATGCTTCCCCAGTTCTTTCCGCTGTTTCCGGAATCGGCGTCGACGATGTCCACACGAGTGGACGCACTCTACTTCTTCATTCTCGGCATCACCATATTCTTTACACTGCTGGTGGGGCTGCTGATTCTTGTCTTCGCCACCAAGTACCGGAAACAGAAGCATCCGGTGCCGGTGCAGATCCATGGCTCGATTCCCCTCGAGATTTTCTGGACGCTGGTGCCGCTTGGCATCTCTATGGTGATCTTTGCCTGGGGAGCCGTGCTCTTTTTCCAGGAAATGCATCCGCCCAAATCGGCGATGGATATCTACGGCATCGGCAAACAGTGGATGTGGAAGTTCCAGCATCCCGGCGGTCAGCGTGAGATCAATAATCTTCACGTTCCCGTAGGTAAAGCCGTGCGCATGACACTTATCTCGCAGGACGTGCTGCATTCCTTTTATGTCCCCGCATTTCGCGCGCAGATGGATGTGATTCCCGGCCGATACACGACTGTCTGGTTCGAGGCTACGAAGCCCGGCATCTATCATCTGTTTTGCAATCAATATTGCGGTACCAAGCACTCCGGCATGGTCGGCGAGGTAACGGCAATGACGCCCGACGATTATCAGGAATGGCTACGCAGCGCCGGCGCCTTCGGATCGCTCGCAACGGAAGGACAAAAGGTCTTCGCTTCTATGGGATGTCCCACGTGCCATACCGGGGCCGACAACGCTCGCGGCCCGAATCTCTACAATCTTTACGGAAGGATGGTTCGCACGCAGGAAAATACAACCGTAATGGCGGATGCGGGTTACATTCGCGAATCGATTCTGAATCCGAGCGCGAAGATCGTCTATGGCTTCCAGAACATCATGCCAACATTCCAGGGTCAGCTCAATGAAGATGAGATGATCCAGATTGTCGAATACATAAAATCTCTGACTTATAACGGGCAACTACTACAATTGCAGACAAATACCCAGCAGGAACCGCCGGTGAACCTGAATAAGATTCAGCAAGGCGTCGATGTGACCAAGCCGGGTACGAACCAGAATCCAGTGCCGCGCACCAGCGCAGTTCCGATAACCCAGGAAGCTGCGCCTGCACCGCAGAGTGGAACTCCGGCGCGCCCGAACGCGCCCCGGCAGAATACTCCGGCGAAGCCCAGTGGATCACAAGTGGAGCAACGATAA
- a CDS encoding SCO family protein — translation MLGLPLCAQQAGAAGLQPSSDGSTPNQRPPILQQVGIDQHLNEQLPLNLHFRDEAGKEVTLGDYFNKRPVILSLVYYRCPMLCGEVLNGLTSSLNVVNFDLGRDFEVVSVSIDPHETPDDAAKMKEVYLRRYSRHSATSPQGWHFLTGNQDQIDQLAKAVGFRYVYDPRIKQYAHASGIQVVTPEGRLSQYYYGIEYSPKDLRLGLIEASRNHIGTVVDKLILYCYHYDPTTGHYGAIAMRVLRIGGIVTVLLLGGFIITMARRDVRAGRQNTGRTA, via the coding sequence CCGAATCAGCGTCCCCCGATTCTTCAGCAGGTTGGTATCGATCAGCATTTGAACGAACAGCTTCCGCTGAATCTGCATTTTCGCGACGAGGCTGGAAAAGAGGTAACCCTCGGCGATTATTTCAACAAGCGCCCGGTGATTCTGTCGCTTGTGTACTACCGCTGTCCGATGTTGTGCGGTGAGGTCCTTAATGGTCTGACCAGCTCGCTAAACGTCGTCAACTTCGATTTGGGCCGCGACTTCGAGGTCGTATCGGTGAGCATCGATCCGCACGAGACTCCGGATGACGCTGCAAAAATGAAGGAAGTGTATCTGCGGCGGTATAGCCGGCACTCGGCGACTTCACCGCAGGGTTGGCATTTCCTGACCGGCAATCAGGATCAGATCGATCAACTCGCGAAGGCCGTGGGTTTCCGCTATGTGTATGACCCGCGGATCAAACAGTATGCCCACGCCAGCGGAATTCAGGTGGTCACGCCGGAGGGCCGGCTCTCGCAGTACTACTACGGGATCGAGTATTCGCCGAAGGATCTGCGGCTGGGCTTAATCGAAGCTTCCAGGAACCATATTGGGACAGTGGTGGACAAGCTGATTCTCTACTGTTACCACTACGATCCCACCACCGGTCATTACGGCGCGATTGCCATGAGGGTTTTGCGAATCGGCGGAATAGTGACCGTGCTGTTGCTCGGAGGATTCATCATCACTATGGCCAGGCGCGATGTGCGCGCGGGAAGACAAAACACAGGACGGACTGCCTAG